In Halobacillus amylolyticus, the following proteins share a genomic window:
- a CDS encoding GNAT family N-acetyltransferase yields the protein MFTLNVDTDLSLKLLEKEDAKELFALVDGSRDSLRRWLPWVDSMKQEKDYEPVIEMWLKQSASHDGFQAGILYKNKLAGMAGFHGIDWSNQKTSIGYWLSEKYQGYGVMTKVVKALVNYAFENYKLNRVEIQCGVDNQKSNGIPKRLGFKQEGMIRDGEFLYDHYHDCVLYGILSREWEAKGQTK from the coding sequence ATGTTCACATTAAATGTTGATACAGACTTATCATTGAAATTACTAGAGAAGGAAGATGCCAAAGAGTTGTTTGCCCTAGTGGATGGGTCAAGAGATTCTCTAAGAAGGTGGCTTCCCTGGGTGGATAGCATGAAACAAGAAAAGGATTATGAGCCTGTAATCGAAATGTGGTTAAAACAATCCGCCTCTCATGACGGTTTTCAAGCTGGCATTCTTTACAAAAATAAATTAGCAGGTATGGCTGGGTTTCACGGTATTGATTGGTCCAACCAAAAAACGAGTATTGGTTACTGGCTCTCTGAAAAATACCAGGGCTACGGGGTTATGACCAAGGTCGTGAAAGCGTTAGTAAACTATGCTTTTGAAAACTATAAGCTGAATCGTGTTGAAATACAATGTGGTGTTGATAATCAAAAAAGCAATGGTATACCTAAAAGACTTGGTTTTAAGCAAGAGGGAATGATTAGAGATGGTGAATTTTTATATGATCATTACCATGATTGTGTGTTGTACGGGATCTTATCTAGGGAGTGGGAGGCTAAAGGCCAGACTAAATAA
- a CDS encoding helix-hairpin-helix domain-containing protein encodes MSGNKNIKLPFEKDEKAKLRKAKVKISDIRNKEVDELSKILCVPMNRARLIKGLAAFQQVPSIGEKLAEKIVHNLGISSLHEIQDENGAELFDKLESNLGVWTDPCVEDQIRCVIYYANHPKSNKQWFDFTEERKLYRQKEGYPKSRPKKAWYE; translated from the coding sequence ATGAGCGGAAACAAGAACATCAAGCTGCCTTTTGAAAAAGATGAAAAAGCTAAACTGAGGAAGGCAAAAGTGAAAATAAGCGACATTCGTAATAAGGAAGTAGATGAATTGTCTAAGATTCTTTGTGTGCCGATGAATCGAGCAAGACTAATAAAAGGGTTGGCAGCCTTTCAACAAGTCCCTTCCATTGGCGAGAAGTTAGCTGAAAAAATTGTACATAATCTTGGAATCAGTTCTTTACACGAAATTCAGGATGAAAATGGTGCCGAACTATTCGATAAGTTAGAGAGCAATCTTGGTGTCTGGACTGATCCATGTGTAGAAGATCAGATTCGATGTGTCATCTATTATGCTAATCACCCTAAAAGTAATAAGCAATGGTTCGATTTTACTGAAGAAAGAAAATTGTACCGTCAAAAAGAGGGTTATCCGAAATCAAGGCCAAAGAAGGCTTGGTATGAGTGA